The sequence below is a genomic window from Syntrophorhabdus sp..
TGGAAACAGTTCAACGACCCCGTTCTCGACAAGTACATCGCCGAGGCGCTCGTCAACAACAAGAACGTGAAGATCGCGGCGGCCAACGTCGAACGGGCCGCGGGCGGCCTGATGACGACCCGCTCCGCGCTCTTCCCACAGATATCGTACAATGGATCGGCGGAACGGACGCAGGTTTCCAAGAACAACATAACCGTGCCCACCCAGAACCCGTACAACAACTACCAGGCCCTCGGCGGGGCGAGCTGGGAGATCGACCTCTGGGGACGCTTGAGGCGCCTGACGGAATCGGCCCGCGCCAGCCTGTATGCGACCATGGAAGCACGGCGGGGAGTCGTTCTGTCGCTGACCGCCGAGGTGGCCTCCACGTATATCCAGCTCAGGGCCCTCGACGAGCAGCTCGTCATCGCCCGCGACACCCTGAACACATACAAGGAGTCGGTGAGGATCTTTGAATTACAGAACAAGTACGGCCAGGTGTCGGGCATGACCGTGGAGCAGGCACGTTCGCAGTATGAGACCGCGGCGTCCCAGATACCGCAGATCGAGGTCCAGATCGCCCAGACCGAGAACGCCCTGTGCATACTCCTCGGCCGCAACCCGGGTCCCCTCGAGCGGGGACTCAAGCTGGCCGAGCTCACAATGCCACCCGTCCCCGCGGGATTGCCCTCAGACCTTCTTGAGCGGCGTCCCGATGTCCTGCAGGCGGAACAGAACCTCATAGCTGCCAACGCACAGATCGGTGCCGCGAAAGCGCAGTTCTTCCCCAGGATATCCCTTACCGGCAACGCCGGCTGGACAAGCGAAGACCTCTCGAGCCTCTTCATCGGTCCCAGCGCCGCCTGGAACTACGTAGGCACCGTCACGGGTCCCATATTCACGGGAGGCGGCATACTGGGGCAGTTCAGGCAGGCCGAGGCACAGCAGAAGGCCGCCCTTTACGCCTACCAGCAGGCGATACAGAACGCCTTCGCCGACACGGAGAACGCCCTCATCTCCCGCCGGAAGGTACAGGAACAGCTCACAGCCGAACAGAGAAAGGTTACCGCCTACAAGGAATACGCAAGGCTGGCAAACCTTCAGTACAACGGCGGCTACACACCCTATCTCACCGTGCTCAACGCGCAGCAACAGCTCTTCCCTGCCGAGCTGAGCGCCGTGCAGACGAATGCTTCGGCCTTCATATCCATCGTCAACCTGTACAAGGCGATGGGCGGCGGCTGGGTGGCAAAAGCGGACGCGTTGACGAAGGCCCCGGACACCGCGCAGGAGACGAAGGGCGAGGAAAAACCTGAGGAAAAGGAATAGAAACCGTTAGAGCCGTTAGAACCGTTAGAGCCGTTAGAACCGTTAGAACCGTTGGAGCCGTTGGAACCGTTAGCGACGGGTGCGCCAATACCCTGTCGTTTAACCTGAAACTTGAAACCTGAAACCGTCTTTTCTGTCTTGAACTATTGAACCTCCGGTGAGTAATATGGGATCGATGCGTGAAGAAAGAGGTGAGGAAGGGTACCCCGAGACGGAGATGTGTGCGCGGTGCGGGGGGAGTTGCTGCCGGCTGCAGCCCGGTCACTGTCTGCCGTCGGAGTTCGGATCGGCGGAGGCGGTAAGGGCCGCGGTGGTCAGCGGCACGTACACCATTGTCCTTCTCTTCGACGAGCACATAATGGCGCGCGTTGTCCGACCGCATTACAAGGATCCCGACGCGAGGACGGGTTGCGTCTTCCTCCGCGAGGACGGCTGTGAACTGCCCTTTTCCGAAAGACCCTACGGCTGCCGCATGCTGAAACCGAAGGACCAGGAAGACGGGCATTGCGAACCCCAGGGCATCTCCATCGAGGAGGCAGGCCACATGTGGGAAGAAAGCGGCTACCTCCCCCCCATATGGAACTCCATCATCCCCGTCAAGTGAAAACCGGTTCAAAGGTTCAAGGATAAAGATGGTTTCAGATTTCAGGTTTCAGGCAAAAACCACACCAAGCAGACAACAGTTCCAACGGTTTTATCGGTTCCAACGGTTCCAACGGTTTTATCGGTTTCTACCTCGCCAGCCTCAGTATCCTGTACGCTCCCTGCAGCACGAGGATGAAGACGATGGATCCCACCACGAGGTCCGGGATGTTCGATCTCGTAAGGTACACGAGGACTCCGGCCACGATGACACCGAAATTGGCTATCACGTCCATGGATGTGAATATCAGGCTCGCCCGCATGTGGACATCGCTTTTCGATCTCTGGAGGAGAATCACACAGATGGCGTTGGCTGCGAGGGCGAAGACGGAGACGATGATCATCGTGAGGAAATCAGGGGCTTCCCCCCGTCCGAGAAAGCGGTGGACAACCTCGACGAACCCCAGCACACCGAGCGCACCCTGAAAATACCCGGCAATCCCGGCGATCCTCTTCTTGCGCGCCGCAGCCCCTCCGACGGCAAACAGGGCAAGGGCGTAGACTATGCCGTCCGCCAGCATGTCCAGACTGTCGGCGGCGAGCCCCATGGAGCTCGCGATGAGGCCTGCGATCATCTCGACCACGAAGAACGTAACGTTGATGACAAGGACCTGCCACAGGATACGGGTTTGGATGCGGTCCGCGTCCGCATCGGCAGGGGGCTCCATCTGTTCGGAGGACACGACGGATGCTCCCAGACGAAGGTCCTCGAGAAGCTCCAGGAGGTCCCCGGGGCGGCCCGTATGATACACCTCCAGTTTCCGGTTCGGTATGTCGAATACGAGAGCCTGTACCGAGGGCATTCCCTTGAGTTTCATCCTGATCAGATGCTCTTCCGAGGGGCAGTCCATCTTGACTATGCGGAAGGTGGTCTTGAATCCCGTGTCCGTCATTTCTCGGCTTTTTCCAGGTCCTCGCCAATATCCCGCGTGAGGTCCACGGTAAGATAATCCAGGGTAACGGGCAGTCCCACTTCGAGGCGCGGCACATGCTGAATGCCTATGCGGGCCTCTTTGAGCGTGCAGTCGATGAGGTGCCCGCCGTGGCGGCGGTCTTCGGCCAGGAAATGGAGATGAAAGCCGGGGGCATTGAGGGATGCCATGAACGCCGGGGTGTAAAACCCGGCAAGAGACCCTCTCACATCTTGGAAATCAAAGACGGACTGGTCGCGGGTAGCCTCGACGAGGGGCATGTAATTCTCCGACCTCGAAGCCGCCCGGCATCGGACGCTGCTGAAGATGCCATCCACACGGATGGCGTAGAGCATATTGCGGGAGGGTATGAGCCTGTCGAGAAGGGTGGTAAGGTCTGAGACACCGCAATCCCCGTTGATGTCGTCGAAAGTATCGGGGCTGAAAAAGGTCACACAGGCAAAGGGCGATCTCTCATCGTCACCCACGTCGTACACATTCCCGTCTGACCGTATCTGGTACACTTTGCCGTCGAGAAGGAGCATCTCCCCGTCGAGATAATTGAATGTCCCGAGTCCAAAATCGCCGTGCTGCCTGACCTCGCCTATGGTGGTGTTCTCAACGTAAAGCCCCTCCACGAGCGCGTTGATGGGGGCCGAAAGATAGACGGCATTGCCCTGTTTGTCCGTGCACAAAAACCGCCTCAATGCCTGTTCGATGATGTCCGCCGCAGAGCATCCGGTCCGCTCCATCGCGCTCGTAAGCTGTTTCAGGATATCGTATGACAGAAGGAATTCGAGTTCCGTGATGTTTTCACCGGCCATGCCCGGCGCCCTCTTCCTGAACCGTCTCGCCGCCTCGGCGGCGGGGCTTCCTTCGCCTGCGTCTTCGCTTCTTTCGAGGGGTCTCCTCCGCCGGTGCTTCTGCCGGTTCCGCAGGAGGATTCTCAAGAAGGTAGGCCTTCCACCACGCGAGCGCCGCCTGACGTTCCCCTTCGGCTCCGGCGGTGACCTTAAGGTACATGAGCGTCTCGGCAAACTCCGGCCTGCCGGCAAGCGTGGAGGGTCTGCGGGGCGGCATTCTGCACAGGGAGGTCTTGAGGGCAAGGATCGCGTTCAACCTGGCGCCCACGCGGCCGGGAATGTGAGCGCTCTCAGAGATCTCTTTCAGGAATCCCGCGCAGGTCTCATCCAGCGCCTGACGCCTCGGGATGCCTTCCCGGTGACGGAAAAGGGCGGCCTCCTCCAACCGGGGGCCGAAGAGTGCGGCCAGAAGAAGCGCCACCGATGCCCCTTGCCCATCACGAACCACCTCGTCGATCCCGGCGAGGTTCCTTCCCAGCACCTCCAAATGGCCGTCACGTTCCCGCATCCAGCCGGCAAGGTCGGGAAAAAGAGAAGCAAGGAGCCCGCTTGTCTCGAGCAGGGCGAAGGTCGGGCACGCGAAACCAAGGAGAAAGAGCTTCTGTATCTCCTCGTAGAGCCGTGAGGGAGAAACACGGGATATGGTCGAACAAAGCTCACGGATACTCTCCCACGCAGTCGTCTCTATGTCGAAGCCGTGGGACGCCGCAAACCTCACGGCGCGGAGCATCCGTACCGGGTCTTCCGTGAAGCGCACCCGCGGGTCGCCGATGGAACGGATGAGCCGGTCCTTCAGGTCGGCAAGGCCCGTACAGTAATCCACGACGGAAGCGTCGGCAATATTGTACGCAAGGGCGTTGATGGTGAAGTCGCGGCGGAGTGCGTCCTCCTCGGGTGTCCCGAAGATGTTGTCGGCAAGAACCATCCCGTTCGCATCCTTCATGTGGCGGACGTGGCGCCGGCCCTGGGTCGTCTCATCGGGCTCGACCGCGTCCGAAGGGTCGGCTGAGCGACGGAAGGTGGACACCTCCACGATCTCATCCTGGAAACGCAGGTGTGCCAGTCTGAACCGGCGACCGACGAGGCGGCAGTTGTGAAAAAGCCTCTTGATCTGGCCGGGTGTGGCGTTCGTGCCTATATCAAAATCCTTCGGTGTCCGCCCGAGAAGAAGGTCACGTACGCAGCCGCCCACGAGGTAGGCTATGAAGCCCCGGGAATGCAACCGGTACAGCGTGCGAAGCGCGTTCGGGCTCACGTGCTTCCGCGAAATGCGGTGTTCCTTTCGGGGAACGATCCTTGGCTCCATGGGCATCAAGATACCACACCCCACCTGAAAATCAAAGGGTGTCGCGGATGAAGGTGTTTCATTTCCTGGTTGTGTCGTCATCCCGAATTCCAGATATCAGTCCTTTTCCGATTCGAGACAATAAGAAAGGTATCCATTCAGCCTGATCTTGCCGAATGGATACCCTCGCTTGCTATTCCATATGGTCAGCCGGTATCAACCAGCTGCTTCTTCCTTGCCTTTTCTGACGACGGCCCTCTTGTCCTCGGGCGGAGGAGGAGGCACCGGACCGGTGATCTTCGATATGGCGCGGAACTTGGGAGGACAAACCTCGAAGCACGTCCCGCAGCGGACACACTTGTCCTGATCGACGATGTGGATCTTCTGTTTCTCGCTGATGATCGCGTCGACAGGGCAGCGCCTGGCACAGGTCATACAGGCCTGACACTTTTCCGGGTCGATCCAGTACGAGAAGACCTCGGCAAACTGTTTGTCTATCTCTTCCTTCGTGAAGAGCTTCTCTGCCTCGGCATGGTCGTGACCCTCGAGACGGGTCGTGAGCTTTTCCCTGTTCACGATCTTGAAGTAAGGGATGAGCTTTTTCACTTCGGCAAGGCGGGTCTTGAGCTCCGCGGCGTCCATGCCCTCCGCTTTTCCAAGGGGACCGATACCCTTGATGGTCTTGACGAAATCGTTAACGGATTCCGTGAAAACGTTCGCCTCGGCACCGGACATGAAATTGATCCGGAGCCTCTCGGGATTGAGGCCTATATGCTCCATGATCCTCCTGAAAAGCAGAACCATGTTCTGGGCCTGATAATTCCCGTGTGTGATGTAGTTGCACTCGCCCAGGTGGCAGGCACCCAGGAACACGCCATCCAGTCCGTTCTCGAAGGCCCTGAGGACGAACCCCATGTCCACCCTTCCGGAACACATGACGCGGATGATCCTCATTTCAGTTGTATATTGCAGTCTGGAAACTCCAGCCAGGTCAGCGGCGCCGTACGCTCACCAGTTGCATGCGAAGCCAAGGACTCTCGGTTTGAATTTTGCCGTACTCATCCGTTCCCACCTCCTTCTATAGGTTTACGCATCTGCGGCCGCTGCCGCGTCGATCTGTTTCATTATCTCGTCTTCGGGGACAACCACATCGATCTCGCTGACAAGTTCGGTGTCGGTGTAGTGACGAAGCTGAATCGCCCCGGTGGGACACTTGGTATTGCACAGGCCATCCCCTTTGCACAGCACGGGGTTGACCACACACTTCTTGCCCTGTTTCGTATCCTTGAGTTCAAGGGCGCCATAGGTGCAAATCTCGACGCATGCCCCGCAACCCATGCACCGTTTTTCATCGACGGCGCACACGGAGCCTGAGGCCACGACGATGTCGTTGGACAGAAGGGTAAGGACCCTTCCGGCAGCTCCGTAGGACTGGTTGATCGTCTCCTGGATGAACTTCGGATAGTGGGCGAGGCCGCAGAGGTAGACACCGTCCGTCGCGAATTCGACAGGCCTCAGTTTCACGTGCGCCTCTTTGAAGAAACCATCGGGGCTCAGGGTGACCTTGAACTGGTTCGCGACCTCTTTTGTCGCCGCCGAAGGAACGACGGCTGCTGCCAGCGCGATGATGTCCGCGTCAAGCTCGAGCTTCTTGCCCAGGATGTAATCCGTCGCCGTGACCTTGAGAACGTCTCTCTTGTCCTCGGCCTTGCCCGGTTCCACCACAGGCGGATCTTCCGGTTCGTAACGGATGAACTTCACGCCTTTCTCGGCTGCCAGGCGGTAGTAATCCTCGTTGAATCCATAAGTCCTCACATCCCTGAAGAGGATGTAGATGTCCATGTCGGGGTTCTTCTCCTTGAGGAGGAGAGCGTTCTTGATCGATTCGCTGCAGCATATCCTGCTGCAGTAGTTGCGCTCTTCGTTCCTGCAGCCCACGCACTGGATCATCACGAGGCTCTGCGCGCCCGTGACCTTCTCATCATCGGAGGTTATCTTCTCTTCAAGCTCCAGGTGGGTCAGGACCCTTTCGTCCTGTCCGTAGAGGTACTCCGTGGGCGTGTACATGTCGATGCCGATGGCGACGACCGCCGCGCCGTGCTTTATCACCGTGGACCCCTTGCTGGCGGACTCCACGGTGGTCACAAAGTTCCCGACATAGCCTGTCGCCTCGGTTATCTTTGCCTTGTGGTACACGTGAACGAGGGGATGCTGGTAGATCTTCGATTTGAGGTCCTTCAGGTACTCCTGAACATCAAGGCCCTGGAGCGTTGTGTGGATCCTGTTCGCGATGCCCCCCAATTCCTTTTCTCTCTCTATGAGGTGGACCTCATGGCCCTGGTTCGCTATGGACAGGGCGCAGTTCATGCCGGCGATGCCGCCGCCGACGACAAGGGCCCTCTTGTCCACGGGCAGGTCGAATTCCTGGAGGGGTTCCAGCTGGCAGGCCCGTGCCACGGACATCCTGATGATGTCATGGGCCTTCTCCGTGGCCTCTTCCTTCTCCTTCTGATGTACCCAGGAGTTATGCTCCCTGATGTTCGCCATCTCGTAGTAGTACTGGTTGATCCCCGCCTCGCGGAGGGTGTCTCTGAAGAGGGGTTCCAGGGTCCTCGGCGAGCAGGCCGCCACGACGACGCGGTTTAGACCCTCTTCCTTTATCTTGTCCGTTATCTCCCTCGCCGAGTTGGTGGCACAGGAGAACAGCTGCTCCTGGGCGTAGACGACGTTGGGGAGGGTCTTGCAATACTCGACCGTTCCGGGAACATTGACGATCCTGCCGATGTTGGCACCGCAGTGGCAGACGAAAACGCCGACCCTGGGCTCTTCCTGGGACACGTCCTTCTCCTCGGGGTAGATCCTTTCCTTCGCCAGATTGCCCCTTCTGTACTGGAGCAACTCGCCGATCTGGGAACCGGCGCCGGAGGCGCTGAAAACGGACTCGGGAATATCGATGGGCCCCTGGAGGGCGCCGCTCACGAATATGCCCGGCCTGTTCGTCAGCATGGGGTTCGTGGGATCGATCCTGCAGAAACTATGTTCCTCAAGCTCAATACCATACTGTTTTGCCATCTCTTCCACGCCCTTGGGAGGGTTCATGCCGATGGAGAGAACGACCATGTCGAATTCTTCCTCGATGACGCCGTCCTCGGGGGTGCTGTACCGTATGGTGACATTGTGCGTCACCGGATCTTCTTTGACAATTGACGGATAGCTCCGGAAGAACCTGATGCCCGGAAGGTTCTGCGTCCGCTCGTAGTAGCGCTCGAAATCCTTGCCGTAGGCGCGCACGTCGTTATGGAAGATGGTGCATTTCGCGTCCGCGTCGTGGTCCTTCGTCAGGATGACCTGCTTCTGGGTATAGGTGCAGCAGACCGCGGAGCAGTAGCTGTTGCCGCCCTCGATCACCTGGCGGGAGCCGATGCACTGTATCCAGGCGATGTTGTGGGGGTGCTTCAGGTCGGACTTGCGGAGGATCTCGCCGGCGTAAGGGCCGGTGGAGCACAGGAGTCTCTCGAAGTCCATGCTCGTCACGACATTCTGGAACTCGCCGTAGCGGTACTCCTCTCTCACTTTCGGATCGAAAGGCTCGAAACCGGGGGCGAGGATGATGGCGCCGACGTTGATGTCTTCCTTCACAGGCTGCTGGTTGAGATCTATCGCGTCATTCTTGCAGACCGCCTCACAGATGCGGCATTTCTTCTCCTTGAGATAGAGACAGCTCTCGTCGATGTAGGTGATGAGCGGGATGGCCTGCGCGAAATAGACGTGGACCGCCTTGTTCATCGATATGTCCTGATTGTACTGGTCCGGATACTTCACCGGGCAGTACTCCACGCAGACGGTGCAGCCCGTGCACTTGTCCTCTTTGATGTAGCGGGGTTTCCGCAGAAGTGTTACGTTGAAATTTCCTGCTTCTCCCTCCACGTTCTCAACTTCCGTGTAGGTGAGCACTTCGATGTTCGGATGCCGGCCGACCTCGACCAGCTTAGGCGCGAGAATTCACATCGAGCAGTCGTTGGTCGGGAAGGTCTTGTCGAGCTGGGCCATGTGCCCGCCGATCGACGGCGACTTCTCGACCAGGTATACCCTGAATCCCGCCGTGGCGAGGTCCAGGGATGCCTGAATGCCGCTTATGCCGCCGCCGACGACCATGACGTCGCCGAAGTTGCCGGCCGCGCGGCTCTTGCACAGCTCTTTAATGTTTTCGTTGAGCGATATAACGTTTTCCACTTTCTATCACCTCATCGGTTTTTTTCTTGTATGCTATATAACTTCCAGGATGACTTCCGTTATGTCCTTGACCTCTATATCGTCGGCATGGTTCATGACCAGCCTTGAATCCTCAAGCGCGGTGATGCAGTACGGGCAGGCGGTGATGAGCTCTTTCGCGCCCACCTCGAGAGCCTGTTCTACCCTGATATTGGAGAAGCGTTCGTGCTTTTCCGTTTCCGCCCAGACCCTGCCCCCGCCCATGCCGCAGCAGGTGCTGTCCATGCGCGCCTCGGGCAGTTCGGTGAGCTCGACTCCGGAAACCGCTTTCAGCGCGTCCCGGGGGTCGTCGAAGATGCCGTTGTGCCGGCCGAGATAGCAGGGGTCGTGATAGGCGACCTTCTTCGCGTACTCTCCCGAGAGCTTGAGCTTCCCTTCAGCGATGAGCTGCGGCAGAAGCTGGGAGATGTGGACCACCTCGAAGTTGACCTTGAACATGGGATATTCGTTCTTGAATGTGTGGTAGCAGTGAGGGGAGGAGACCAGTATCTTCTTGACGCCCGCATCGACGAAGGCCTTGATGTTCTCCTTCGCGAGTTTCTTGAAGAGGTCCTCATTGCCCGTCTTGCGGATGCTTTCCCCGCAGCAGTTCTCCTTCTCGCCGAGGATGCCGAAGCTGACGCCCGCCTTTTTCAGGACCTTCGCCGTGGCCTGGGCGACCTTTTTGAGCCTGGGGTCGTAGCTGCAGTAGCAGCACGGGAAGTACAGGTACTCCATGTCTTCCTTGAAGGGCTTGACACCGAGGCCCTCGGCCCAGGCGCCCCTGGTCT
It includes:
- a CDS encoding cation transporter produces the protein MTDTGFKTTFRIVKMDCPSEEHLIRMKLKGMPSVQALVFDIPNRKLEVYHTGRPGDLLELLEDLRLGASVVSSEQMEPPADADADRIQTRILWQVLVINVTFFVVEMIAGLIASSMGLAADSLDMLADGIVYALALFAVGGAAARKKRIAGIAGYFQGALGVLGFVEVVHRFLGRGEAPDFLTMIIVSVFALAANAICVILLQRSKSDVHMRASLIFTSMDVIANFGVIVAGVLVYLTRSNIPDLVVGSIVFILVLQGAYRILRLAR
- a CDS encoding CoB--CoM heterodisulfide reductase iron-sulfur subunit A family protein encodes the protein MVVGGGISGIQASLDLATAGFRVYLVEKSPSIGGHMAQLDKTFPTNDCSMUILAPKLVEVGRHPNIEVLTYTEVENVEGEAGNFNVTLLRKPRYIKEDKCTGCTVCVEYCPVKYPDQYNQDISMNKAVHVYFAQAIPLITYIDESCLYLKEKKCRICEAVCKNDAIDLNQQPVKEDINVGAIILAPGFEPFDPKVREEYRYGEFQNVVTSMDFERLLCSTGPYAGEILRKSDLKHPHNIAWIQCIGSRQVIEGGNSYCSAVCCTYTQKQVILTKDHDADAKCTIFHNDVRAYGKDFERYYERTQNLPGIRFFRSYPSIVKEDPVTHNVTIRYSTPEDGVIEEEFDMVVLSIGMNPPKGVEEMAKQYGIELEEHSFCRIDPTNPMLTNRPGIFVSGALQGPIDIPESVFSASGAGSQIGELLQYRRGNLAKERIYPEEKDVSQEEPRVGVFVCHCGANIGRIVNVPGTVEYCKTLPNVVYAQEQLFSCATNSAREITDKIKEEGLNRVVVAACSPRTLEPLFRDTLREAGINQYYYEMANIREHNSWVHQKEKEEATEKAHDIIRMSVARACQLEPLQEFDLPVDKRALVVGGGIAGMNCALSIANQGHEVHLIEREKELGGIANRIHTTLQGLDVQEYLKDLKSKIYQHPLVHVYHKAKITEATGYVGNFVTTVESASKGSTVIKHGAAVVAIGIDMYTPTEYLYGQDERVLTHLELEEKITSDDEKVTGAQSLVMIQCVGCRNEERNYCSRICCSESIKNALLLKEKNPDMDIYILFRDVRTYGFNEDYYRLAAEKGVKFIRYEPEDPPVVEPGKAEDKRDVLKVTATDYILGKKLELDADIIALAAAVVPSAATKEVANQFKVTLSPDGFFKEAHVKLRPVEFATDGVYLCGLAHYPKFIQETINQSYGAAGRVLTLLSNDIVVASGSVCAVDEKRCMGCGACVEICTYGALELKDTKQGKKCVVNPVLCKGDGLCNTKCPTGAIQLRHYTDTELVSEIDVVVPEDEIMKQIDAAAAADA
- a CDS encoding hydrogenase iron-sulfur subunit yields the protein MSTAKFKPRVLGFACNWUAYGAADLAGVSRLQYTTEMRIIRVMCSGRVDMGFVLRAFENGLDGVFLGACHLGECNYITHGNYQAQNMVLLFRRIMEHIGLNPERLRINFMSGAEANVFTESVNDFVKTIKGIGPLGKAEGMDAAELKTRLAEVKKLIPYFKIVNREKLTTRLEGHDHAEAEKLFTKEEIDKQFAEVFSYWIDPEKCQACMTCARRCPVDAIISEKQKIHIVDQDKCVRCGTCFEVCPPKFRAISKITGPVPPPPPEDKRAVVRKGKEEAAG
- a CDS encoding (Fe-S)-binding protein → MEIIAPFQEVIDEIKEKGGDAVKYCYQCGKCDTVCPWNKVRKFSMRKLIREATFGISEIEKEEIWRCTTCGKCPQRCPRDVKQIDDMMAIRRMATGYGVFAGPVKPYRTVASGLSGQGNPFNEDRKTRGAWAEGLGVKPFKEDMEYLYFPCCYCSYDPRLKKVAQATAKVLKKAGVSFGILGEKENCCGESIRKTGNEDLFKKLAKENIKAFVDAGVKKILVSSPHCYHTFKNEYPMFKVNFEVVHISQLLPQLIAEGKLKLSGEYAKKVAYHDPCYLGRHNGIFDDPRDALKAVSGVELTELPEARMDSTCCGMGGGRVWAETEKHERFSNIRVEQALEVGAKELITACPYCITALEDSRLVMNHADDIEVKDITEVILEVI
- a CDS encoding efflux transporter outer membrane subunit; the encoded protein is MVKKLILLLAIAILAAGCAIGPDYKRPEIDAPQAYRYGDGEGKTDAADSEWWKQFNDPVLDKYIAEALVNNKNVKIAAANVERAAGGLMTTRSALFPQISYNGSAERTQVSKNNITVPTQNPYNNYQALGGASWEIDLWGRLRRLTESARASLYATMEARRGVVLSLTAEVASTYIQLRALDEQLVIARDTLNTYKESVRIFELQNKYGQVSGMTVEQARSQYETAASQIPQIEVQIAQTENALCILLGRNPGPLERGLKLAELTMPPVPAGLPSDLLERRPDVLQAEQNLIAANAQIGAAKAQFFPRISLTGNAGWTSEDLSSLFIGPSAAWNYVGTVTGPIFTGGGILGQFRQAEAQQKAALYAYQQAIQNAFADTENALISRRKVQEQLTAEQRKVTAYKEYARLANLQYNGGYTPYLTVLNAQQQLFPAELSAVQTNASAFISIVNLYKAMGGGWVAKADALTKAPDTAQETKGEEKPEEKE
- the budA gene encoding acetolactate decarboxylase; amino-acid sequence: MERTGCSAADIIEQALRRFLCTDKQGNAVYLSAPINALVEGLYVENTTIGEVRQHGDFGLGTFNYLDGEMLLLDGKVYQIRSDGNVYDVGDDERSPFACVTFFSPDTFDDINGDCGVSDLTTLLDRLIPSRNMLYAIRVDGIFSSVRCRAASRSENYMPLVEATRDQSVFDFQDVRGSLAGFYTPAFMASLNAPGFHLHFLAEDRRHGGHLIDCTLKEARIGIQHVPRLEVGLPVTLDYLTVDLTRDIGEDLEKAEK
- the pcnB gene encoding polynucleotide adenylyltransferase PcnB, whose amino-acid sequence is MLMPMEPRIVPRKEHRISRKHVSPNALRTLYRLHSRGFIAYLVGGCVRDLLLGRTPKDFDIGTNATPGQIKRLFHNCRLVGRRFRLAHLRFQDEIVEVSTFRRSADPSDAVEPDETTQGRRHVRHMKDANGMVLADNIFGTPEEDALRRDFTINALAYNIADASVVDYCTGLADLKDRLIRSIGDPRVRFTEDPVRMLRAVRFAASHGFDIETTAWESIRELCSTISRVSPSRLYEEIQKLFLLGFACPTFALLETSGLLASLFPDLAGWMRERDGHLEVLGRNLAGIDEVVRDGQGASVALLLAALFGPRLEEAALFRHREGIPRRQALDETCAGFLKEISESAHIPGRVGARLNAILALKTSLCRMPPRRPSTLAGRPEFAETLMYLKVTAGAEGERQAALAWWKAYLLENPPAEPAEAPAEETPRKKRRRRRRKPRRRGGETVQEEGAGHGR